A window of the Phaseolus vulgaris cultivar G19833 chromosome 5, P. vulgaris v2.0, whole genome shotgun sequence genome harbors these coding sequences:
- the LOC137834287 gene encoding uncharacterized protein gives MDRSWINTPRISDTYEKGVEEFIQFAEHNVVSCNNGVRIRCPCVNCLNGRILSVSEIREHLLCDGFLKSYTTWTWHGELLDLPSVHGGSEEVYFSMDDRLEDMIRDVGAESFANAIFKNMSNDAETPLYPGSTNSKVVWYLPIIPRLKRLFANADDAKNLRWHADNRKCDGLLRHHADSLQWKNIDKEFPEFGKEPRNLRLGLATDGMNPFGNLSSNHSSWPVLLVIYNLPPALCMKRKYMMLSMMISGPKQPGNDIDVYLNPLIEDLKLLWNEGVDVFDAFKNESFRLHAMLFCTINDFPAYGNLSGYSVKGHRACPICQEKTSYEQLKHGRKTVYLGHRRFLKKYHWYRRLKKAFNGYQEHDICPTPLSGVEIYEKIKNVNVTFGKMKKKQTVSEIWKKRSIFFYLPYWCKLDVRHCLDVMHVEKNVCDSLIGTLLKIKGKTKDGVNARLDLIEMNIREELAPREVGKRTYLPTVCYTLSKKEKTSFCECLKGVKVPQGYSSNVKSLVSMNDLKLIGLKSHDCHVLMQQLLPVAIRGILPKKVRHTITRLCSFFNSICSKEIDSQKLDELEEEIIVILCQLEMFFPPSFFDIMVHLVVHLVREIRLCGLVYMRWMYPIERYMKILKGYVKNQCRPEASIIERYISEESIEFCSEYMSKAKCIGVPEKGWHSRRFISKSSRGVHVISKSREEVLQAHLYILNNTDEVLPYLDTHKDIVKYKNPRQSEKWVLIEHNKTFMSWFKQQIMNDPSASETLTWLANGLKFDVLCCSGYEVNGCLFYTKSRDDRSTMQNSGVTLEAESMQFSTAKDQNPVVGSMPYYGVIVEIWEVNYTKFTVPVFKCKWVDNKTGVKVDESGMTLVDFRKIGYHDEPFIMAHQAPQVFYIQDPTSDHWSVVLHGKKQHNDPEDTNNDICEIESLTRTTINKEYEDVVDVVHTTRNDHDEGIYICMYM, from the exons gatggatttttgaaaagttatacaacatggacgtggcatggtgaattgttagacttGCCAAGTGTGCACGGAGGTTCGGAGGAAGTTTATTTCTCAATGGATGATAGAttagaagacatgattcgtgatgtgggagcagaATCATTTGCTAATgcaattttcaaaaatatgtctaatgatgcagagactcctttgtatcctggttcaactaact ctaaggttgtttggtatcttccaataattccaaggcttaagcgtttgtttgcaaatgcagatgacgctaaaaaccttaggtggcatgcagataatagaaaatgtgatggaTTACTTCGTCATCATGCTGATTCTTTgcagtggaagaatattgataaagaatttcctgaatttggaaaagaaccaagaaacttaagacttggattggcaactgatggaatgaatccctttggaaatttaagtagtaatcatagttcatggcccgttttgttagtgatttacaacttacctcctgcgTTGTGTATGAAAcgcaaatacatgatgttatctatgatgatctctggtccaaaacaacctggaaatgacatagatgtttatcttaatccattgattgaagatttgaaattattgtggaatgaaggggttgatgtgtttgacgcgtttaaaaatgaatctttccgattgcatgcgatgttgttttgtactatcaatgacttccctgcatatgggaacttgtcaggttatagtgtgaaaggccatagagcatgtccaatatgtcaagaaaagacatcttatgagcagttgaaacatggaagaaaaaccgtgtatcttgggcatcgtagatttctaaagaaatatcatTGGTATCGTCGattgaaaaaagcttttaacggataccaagaacatgacatttgtcccactcccttaagtggtgttgaaatttatgaaaaaataaaaaatgttaatgtgacttttggaaaaatgaagaagaagcaaacggtgagtgaaatatggaagaagagatcaatctttttttatcttccgtattggtgtaagttagatgttagacactgtctagatgtaatgcacgtagagaagaatgtgtgtgacagtctaataggaacacttctgaaaattaaaggcaaaacaaaggatggtgtgaatgcacgtctggatttgattgaaatGAATATACGAGAGGAATTGGCACCGAGAGAAGTTGGTAAACGTACATACTTGCCTACAGTGTGTTacactttgtcaaagaaagagaaaacaagtttttgtgaatgtcttaaaggtgttaaggtaccacaaggctactcttcaaatgtgaagagtcttgtatctatgaatgatttgaaactaattggctTAAAGTCACATGATTGTCACGTTCTAATGCAACAATTATTACCGGTGGCTATTCGTGGAATCTTGCCCAAAAAAGTTAGGCATACAATCACTCgactatgttcatttttcaattccatatgtagtaaagagattgactctcagaagttggatgaacttgaagaagaaataattgttatcttgtgtcaactcgagatgttttttcctccatctttttttgatattatggtacacttggttgttcatcttgtaagagaaatcagattgtgtgggctagtttatatgcgatggatgtatccaattgaacgatacatgaagattttgaagggatatgtgaagaatcaatgtcgtccagaagcttccattattgaaagatacatttcagaagaatctattgagttttgttccgagtacatgtcaaaagccaaatgtataggagttcctgaaaaaggttggcactctcgtagattcataagtaaatcttcaagaggtgtacatgtcataagcaaatctagagaagaggttctgcaagcacacttgtatatcttgaataacactgatgaggtgttaccatacttagatacacacaaagacattgtcaaatataaaaatccaagacaatcagaaaaatgggtgttaattgagcataacaaaactttcatgtcatggtttaagcaacaaataatgaatgatccatcagcatctgaaacattaacatggcttgcaaacggtctcaaatttgatgttttatgttgttctggctatgaagtaaatggttgtttgttttacacaaagtctcgagatgataggagtacaatgcaaaatagcggagtcaccttggaggcagagtctatgcagttttcaactgcaaaggatcaaaatcctgttgtgggatcaatgccctattatggtgtcatagtagagatttgggaagttaattataccaagtttactgtacctgttttcaaatgcaagtgggttgacaataagactggtgtcaaagttgatgaatcaggaatgactttggttgactttcgaaagataggttatcatgacgaaccatttataatggcacatcaagctccccaagttttctatatccaagATCCTACGTCTGACCACTGGTCTGTTGTGCTACatggaaaaaaacaacataatgacccagaagatacaaacaatgacatttgtgagattgaatcacttacaagaacGACCATCAATAAAGAGTACGAGGATGTTGTTGATGTTGTACATACAACTCGAAATGATCATGAtgaaggaatatatatttgtatgtacatgtga